One Spiroplasma endosymbiont of Dioctria linearis DNA segment encodes these proteins:
- a CDS encoding RNA methyltransferase, translating into MKITSVNNSLIEEVLSYKETKVQKEQKKYIIEGIKMVDLAIQKEVVELLLVESKLFDNYKNFKNVVEISDNVSKKLSDLKTSQGIYAICRIEKKQELYGNYLIIDGVQDPGNLGTLIRSAFAFDFKNIICSNDCVSFYHPKVLRATQSNHFDLNLLNEDLNNFIDNLKQKNIIVLGTLLKQKSDLLENLKNKRVALILGNEGQGISKEISQKIDKNIIIKTNEELESLNVGVAGSILMNIIYSL; encoded by the coding sequence ATGAAGATAACATCTGTAAATAATTCTTTAATTGAAGAAGTCTTATCATATAAAGAAACTAAAGTTCAAAAAGAACAAAAAAAATACATAATTGAAGGCATCAAAATGGTTGATTTGGCTATTCAAAAAGAGGTAGTTGAACTACTGTTGGTTGAAAGTAAGCTGTTTGATAATTATAAAAATTTTAAAAATGTTGTTGAAATTTCAGATAATGTTTCAAAAAAATTAAGTGATCTAAAAACTAGTCAAGGAATTTATGCAATTTGTCGTATTGAAAAAAAACAAGAGTTATATGGTAATTATCTTATTATTGATGGTGTACAAGATCCAGGAAATTTAGGAACTCTAATCAGAAGCGCTTTTGCTTTTGACTTTAAAAACATTATTTGTTCAAATGATTGTGTAAGTTTTTATCACCCTAAAGTCTTAAGAGCAACTCAATCAAATCACTTTGATTTAAATCTTTTAAATGAAGATTTAAATAATTTTATAGATAATTTAAAGCAAAAGAATATAATAGTTTTAGGAACTTTATTAAAGCAAAAAAGTGACTTACTAGAAAATTTGAAGAATAAAAGAGTAGCTTTAATTCTTGGTAATGAGGGCCAGGGAATTTCAAAAGAAATTTCTCAAAAGATTGATAAGAATATAATAATTAAGACTAATGAAGAACTTGAAAGTTTAAATGTAGGTGTTGCAGGTTCAATATTAATGAATATTATTTATTCACTTTAG
- a CDS encoding NADP-dependent glyceraldehyde-3-phosphate dehydrogenase, translating into MRQYNALINNKLIDNGQWLEIMNPATLKVAGKVSALNAKDISEAFSVARKSQKNWEETKLLERISILKKFRDLIDQNKQEISKIISEEIAKNLKESLAEVVRTIEIIDYTFEEAKRIEPSAFTGEGMGAQNKLGIFSRVAKGVVLAISPFNYPFNLALAKIIPALVMGNTVVFKPATAGSLVGTFLSKLVIESNLPKGIFNIVTGRGREIGDIITSNPEIDMISFTGSVGVGNQIRKNGSTTDLVLELGGKDPALVLDDLQLDKYCEEIINGAFGYSGQRCTAVKRVLVSNKIADKLVPLLKTKLESLSVGMPKDNAFITPVIDEKSADFIQTLIDDAKQKGAKIITGDKRTKNLMWPTLIDKVSLDMKVAWEEPFGPVLPIIRIDSIEEMIEVSNKSQFGLQASIFCQDISKAISTAKKIKTGTVNINSRPQRGPDSFPFLGIKDSGEGVQGIRESLLSMTRYMGLVINY; encoded by the coding sequence ATGAGACAATACAATGCATTGATTAATAATAAATTAATTGATAATGGACAATGATTAGAAATAATGAATCCTGCAACTTTAAAGGTTGCAGGTAAAGTAAGTGCTTTGAATGCTAAAGATATAAGCGAAGCATTTTCAGTGGCAAGAAAATCACAGAAAAATTGAGAAGAGACAAAATTATTAGAAAGAATAAGTATTTTAAAGAAATTTAGAGACTTAATTGACCAAAACAAGCAAGAGATTTCTAAGATAATTTCTGAAGAAATTGCAAAAAACTTAAAAGAATCATTAGCAGAAGTTGTTAGAACAATTGAAATTATTGATTATACTTTTGAAGAAGCAAAAAGGATAGAACCTTCAGCTTTTACAGGTGAAGGTATGGGTGCTCAAAATAAACTAGGAATATTTTCAAGGGTTGCAAAGGGAGTGGTTTTAGCTATTTCACCTTTTAACTATCCTTTTAATTTAGCACTTGCTAAAATAATTCCAGCTTTAGTAATGGGAAATACTGTTGTTTTTAAACCAGCAACAGCAGGAAGTTTAGTAGGAACATTCTTATCTAAATTAGTCATTGAATCTAATTTACCAAAAGGTATTTTTAATATTGTTACAGGACGAGGAAGAGAAATTGGAGATATCATAACTTCAAATCCTGAAATTGATATGATTTCTTTTACTGGAAGTGTGGGTGTGGGAAATCAAATTAGAAAAAATGGTAGCACAACTGATTTAGTTTTAGAATTGGGTGGAAAAGATCCAGCTTTAGTTTTAGATGATTTACAACTTGATAAATATTGTGAGGAAATAATTAATGGAGCTTTTGGTTACTCTGGTCAAAGATGTACTGCAGTAAAAAGAGTTTTAGTAAGTAATAAAATTGCAGATAAGTTAGTTCCGCTATTAAAAACTAAATTAGAATCACTAAGTGTTGGTATGCCAAAAGACAATGCCTTTATTACACCTGTAATTGATGAAAAATCAGCAGATTTTATTCAAACACTAATTGATGATGCAAAACAAAAAGGGGCAAAAATAATTACAGGAGATAAAAGAACTAAAAATCTTATGTGACCCACATTAATAGATAAAGTTTCATTAGATATGAAAGTTGCTTGAGAAGAACCTTTTGGACCAGTTCTACCAATCATAAGAATTGATTCAATTGAAGAAATGATTGAGGTTTCAAATAAGTCACAATTTGGTTTACAAGCAAGTATCTTCTGTCAAGATATTTCAAAAGCTATTAGTACTGCAAAAAAAATAAAAACAGGAACAGTTAATATTAACTCAAGACCTCAAAGAGGACCTGATAGTTTTCCTTTTTTAGGAATTAAAGACTCTGGTGAAGGAGTTCAAGGAATTAGAGAATCATTGTTGAGTATGACAAGATACATGGGATTAGTTATTAATTATTAA